Proteins from a single region of Thermococcus sp. CX2:
- a CDS encoding phosphatase PAP2 family protein — protein sequence MLKVRELVNDWEVLVRLNSFFLSYFGWLLFGLAYGFLGRYSVDLTDYLLKLPFTSRDFVVGLVGFTKSVPLIYWLLEAVYYLGFSGSIALVVAYLLLYKRDLEASDELFIRYLLSYSVAGVIYILFHVHAPHLVYNLPGYISENNYLTRQEFVLPSLHNTFAMVNIITLWKYRKEKTGAAIIAINSLIPFATLLLGHHWIYDIVTGMLLAGIVSRLTVGYSPKLPAILCRLELSYLKRLTLVSFFIGVIALFLAADPQHWSQLVDNLFGTP from the coding sequence ATGTTGAAAGTGCGAGAGCTTGTCAATGACTGGGAGGTTCTCGTTAGGCTAAACTCGTTCTTTCTGAGCTACTTCGGATGGCTCTTATTTGGACTTGCCTACGGCTTTCTTGGCAGGTATAGCGTTGATTTGACCGATTATCTCTTGAAGCTTCCGTTCACCTCCAGGGATTTCGTGGTTGGCCTTGTGGGGTTTACAAAAAGTGTTCCTCTCATATACTGGCTCCTTGAGGCAGTTTATTACCTGGGCTTCTCAGGGTCAATCGCTCTCGTCGTTGCATATCTACTCCTTTACAAAAGGGATCTGGAGGCATCGGACGAGCTCTTTATTCGATATCTGCTCTCCTATTCCGTGGCTGGGGTGATATACATCCTCTTCCATGTCCACGCACCACATCTGGTCTACAACCTTCCAGGCTACATATCCGAGAACAACTATCTGACGAGGCAGGAGTTCGTTCTGCCTTCTCTCCACAACACCTTCGCCATGGTGAACATAATCACCCTCTGGAAGTACAGAAAGGAGAAGACAGGCGCAGCGATCATAGCCATCAACTCGTTAATACCCTTTGCCACGCTCCTCCTCGGCCACCACTGGATTTATGATATAGTCACGGGAATGCTCCTTGCGGGAATCGTTTCAAGGCTCACCGTGGGCTATTCTCCAAAGCTCCCTGCCATCCTGTGCAGGCTGGAGCTCTCTTATCTGAAACGGCTGACACTGGTCAGTTTCTTCATCGGCGTCATCGCCCTCTTCCTCGCTGCCGACCCTCAGCACTGGAGCCAGCTCGTCGACAATCTCTTTGGGACTCCCTGA
- a CDS encoding YigZ family protein gives MYRTLKGIGTAELVVKKSVFIGYASPASSEEEAKSFIGKIKAHHSDATHNVSAYLINDGKNFAVRYDDDGEPKGSAGKPVLKVIQNKGLSNVVVVVTRYFGGIKLGYGGLVKAYSEAASLAIENAGIVEVYETERFEVVFSYNLYQAVRETVEGNGGKVVGEDYGELVKFIVETRKGEAEPLMELLTEKTRGRVRLRPLFMRSV, from the coding sequence ATGTACAGAACGCTAAAAGGCATAGGCACGGCCGAGTTAGTCGTTAAGAAGTCCGTCTTCATAGGCTACGCTTCACCTGCCAGCTCGGAGGAGGAAGCAAAATCCTTCATAGGGAAGATAAAGGCCCACCACAGCGACGCCACCCACAACGTCTCGGCGTATCTGATAAACGACGGGAAGAACTTTGCTGTCCGCTATGACGACGACGGCGAGCCTAAGGGCTCTGCTGGAAAGCCCGTCCTCAAGGTCATCCAGAACAAAGGCCTGAGCAACGTGGTTGTTGTAGTTACGCGCTACTTCGGGGGAATAAAGCTCGGCTACGGTGGTTTGGTCAAGGCCTACAGCGAAGCAGCTAGTCTGGCCATAGAAAATGCAGGAATAGTCGAAGTCTATGAGACGGAGCGCTTTGAGGTTGTCTTTTCCTACAATCTCTACCAGGCCGTCAGGGAGACTGTCGAGGGAAACGGCGGGAAGGTAGTTGGCGAGGATTACGGTGAGCTGGTGAAGTTCATCGTGGAGACGCGGAAGGGTGAGGCCGAACCGCTGATGGAGCTTCTGACCGAAAAGACGCGCGGGAGGGTTAGACTAAGGCCCCTCTTCATGAGGAGCGTTTAG
- a CDS encoding AbrB/MazE/SpoVT family DNA-binding domain-containing protein, with product MCTLVHECLHPSKFATGGETVSQESKEIIEPLAKFHARLDKEGRIAIPKPIRDALNLTKNDYIEVVVRKIEIDHDRREIRILRQAYLITRLGTKGLIFLPSDLKKQFGLKEKDIVEVVLYGFHKFDELVSEKGKQLMTKMQSVGKWSELKPEDKLPEDQSMEHFTYVFV from the coding sequence ATGTGCACGCTCGTGCACGAGTGTTTACACCCTTCAAAATTCGCCACCGGGGGCGAGACAGTGAGCCAAGAAAGCAAAGAAATCATCGAGCCACTGGCTAAGTTCCATGCACGACTCGACAAAGAAGGCAGGATAGCCATTCCTAAACCCATACGGGATGCTCTTAATCTTACAAAGAACGATTACATAGAAGTTGTTGTCAGAAAAATCGAGATTGATCATGATAGGCGGGAAATTCGGATACTCCGGCAAGCTTACCTCATTACGAGACTTGGCACCAAGGGATTAATATTCCTGCCATCAGATCTGAAAAAACAATTTGGCCTAAAAGAGAAAGACATCGTTGAAGTTGTTCTTTATGGATTTCACAAATTCGATGAACTTGTAAGTGAAAAAGGTAAGCAGTTGATGACCAAGATGCAAAGCGTGGGGAAATGGTCCGAGCTAAAGCCAGAGGACAAGCTTCCAGAAGACCAAAGCATGGAACATTTCACCTATGTTTTTGTTTGA
- a CDS encoding HAD family hydrolase, with amino-acid sequence MEIPGYGEIKAETVVFDLNGTLGSDGKVDDEVKHLLERLADRYTVVILSADTFGTLEEEFKGLPVRVERVKDGSEKLQKAMSYGSYIAIGNGNNDVAMLESAELAFCVIGPEGATIDALLASDIVVTDVKDAIAMLLNEKKLIATLRG; translated from the coding sequence ATGGAAATTCCGGGCTACGGCGAAATAAAAGCTGAAACTGTGGTGTTCGACCTCAACGGGACCCTTGGGTCGGATGGAAAAGTGGACGATGAGGTAAAGCACCTCCTGGAGAGGCTTGCCGACAGGTACACCGTTGTAATACTAAGTGCGGACACCTTCGGGACGCTGGAGGAAGAGTTCAAAGGCCTCCCCGTCAGGGTTGAGAGAGTTAAAGACGGGAGCGAGAAGCTCCAAAAAGCTATGAGCTACGGCTCCTACATAGCCATCGGTAATGGAAACAACGACGTGGCGATGCTGGAGAGCGCCGAGCTGGCCTTCTGCGTCATAGGTCCAGAGGGGGCCACAATAGACGCCCTCCTCGCGAGTGATATCGTGGTTACCGATGTCAAAGATGCGATAGCTATGCTCCTCAACGAGAAGAAGCTCATCGCGACGCTGAGAGGGTGA
- a CDS encoding competence protein CoiA family protein, with protein sequence MEVVYRMWRAFDTVLQRRVTASEAVELVGESAEARNKAYKEKRFVCPACGMEVSLRRSRAGRWYFSHVATKNGCEYYYWSEKEEWAEEIHDEFKQWLAEKLRYRGIDAEIEKIMTFENYKLIPDIYYEVGRKKIAIEVVVNSPRTKDDIIEKSRRYADQGIYVWWIFYWKYKRREDGLTLLDIAKADLDKQRITKRMFRKGSVYRLIHAIHQGRIFFFDDVSPPSGDEYSIVAVHLLWEGSNNSLVGIMPWVLNYSKPFHLYLDLRDVPQVKLYPEDEIIQGPFKIALPPTTPHQQVAVIGYSFELRLYGQVLALTLRIGKGIAHRYYLERSLKKGVPYTWGVILQPFGNNKWLGSISWPPLDISEITSTDDVVRHSRHVFWELIKSVYARRGIPKFIYNLPVLVWNPDTKQGYYLGKSLGKVIEGGFELRLSEKDINYLQEVLKHSRFRLPYAKPRRPRSRAARG encoded by the coding sequence GTGGAGGTAGTATATAGAATGTGGAGAGCGTTTGACACAGTCCTTCAACGCAGAGTAACTGCGAGTGAGGCCGTAGAGTTGGTTGGTGAATCCGCGGAGGCCCGCAATAAGGCATATAAAGAAAAACGCTTTGTGTGCCCGGCCTGCGGTATGGAGGTCTCTCTCCGGCGTAGCCGGGCCGGGCGTTGGTATTTCTCCCATGTAGCCACGAAGAACGGTTGTGAGTACTACTATTGGTCAGAAAAGGAAGAGTGGGCAGAGGAAATCCATGACGAGTTTAAGCAGTGGTTGGCAGAGAAGCTAAGATATAGGGGCATTGATGCGGAGATTGAGAAGATAATGACATTTGAGAACTACAAACTAATTCCAGATATATACTATGAGGTAGGTAGGAAGAAGATCGCGATTGAAGTCGTGGTTAATTCTCCTCGGACCAAGGATGATATCATTGAAAAGTCGCGGAGGTACGCGGATCAGGGAATCTATGTGTGGTGGATTTTTTACTGGAAGTACAAGCGGAGGGAGGATGGCCTCACCTTATTAGATATAGCTAAAGCCGACTTGGATAAGCAGAGAATTACTAAGCGAATGTTTCGGAAGGGTAGCGTCTATAGGTTGATTCATGCAATCCACCAAGGAAGGATCTTTTTCTTTGATGATGTGTCTCCTCCTTCCGGGGATGAATACTCGATAGTGGCCGTACACCTGTTGTGGGAGGGGTCAAACAATTCGTTGGTCGGAATTATGCCATGGGTTCTCAATTATTCGAAGCCGTTCCATCTGTACTTGGACTTGAGAGACGTGCCTCAAGTGAAACTCTACCCTGAGGACGAGATTATACAAGGTCCTTTCAAGATTGCCCTCCCACCAACCACGCCTCATCAACAAGTTGCGGTAATCGGGTATAGTTTTGAGCTTCGTCTTTATGGGCAGGTATTAGCATTAACTCTGAGAATTGGCAAGGGAATTGCACATAGGTATTATCTGGAGCGTAGCCTTAAGAAAGGCGTGCCGTATACTTGGGGCGTGATTCTTCAACCGTTTGGAAATAACAAGTGGTTGGGATCCATCTCGTGGCCTCCGCTCGATATCTCCGAAATTACATCGACTGACGATGTTGTCAGGCACTCTCGGCACGTATTTTGGGAGTTGATAAAGTCTGTCTATGCGCGAAGGGGCATTCCTAAGTTCATATACAATCTTCCAGTATTAGTTTGGAATCCCGATACAAAGCAAGGGTATTATCTTGGCAAGAGTCTTGGGAAAGTCATCGAGGGAGGTTTCGAGCTAAGGCTTTCTGAGAAAGACATAAACTATCTGCAAGAGGTGTTAAAACATAGTCGCTTTCGTCTTCCCTATGCAAAACCAAGACGTCCTCGCTCCCGCGCTGCCAGGGGCTGA